In a single window of the [Limnothrix rosea] IAM M-220 genome:
- a CDS encoding MlaE family ABC transporter permease, which translates to MRHPETHLQPSLITRISTAVLMSGQVLWRIIYGKISFPLVREQMIAAGPGALPPVLIVAFFGGMIFTIQTARELSSFGAESIVGGAFAIAFCRELAPILTASIVSGQVGAAFASELGAMKITEQIDALLMLRTNPIDYLVVPRVVASCLMLPILTTFALVIGICGGMIAGYQFYNVAPMHFLESVQTFLVPSDLLNIGVKGIIFGLLVGIIGCSWGLTTEGGAKQVGQSATSAVVSTWISIFISNFLVSTLIFHDSPIP; encoded by the coding sequence ATGCGGCATCCCGAAACGCATCTACAGCCATCCCTGATTACCCGTATTTCCACCGCCGTTTTAATGAGTGGTCAGGTTCTATGGCGGATTATCTATGGCAAAATTAGCTTTCCCCTCGTTAGGGAACAAATGATCGCCGCAGGCCCCGGTGCCTTACCCCCCGTTTTAATCGTTGCATTTTTCGGGGGCATGATTTTTACCATTCAAACAGCCCGTGAACTGAGTTCCTTTGGTGCCGAAAGCATTGTCGGTGGTGCCTTTGCGATCGCCTTCTGCCGAGAATTAGCCCCGATTTTAACTGCGAGTATCGTTTCAGGACAGGTCGGCGCAGCCTTTGCCTCGGAGCTCGGAGCCATGAAAATTACAGAGCAAATCGATGCCCTACTCATGCTCCGTACCAATCCCATCGATTACCTCGTTGTCCCTAGAGTCGTCGCAAGCTGCCTGATGCTACCGATTTTGACCACCTTTGCCCTAGTGATTGGCATTTGTGGTGGCATGATTGCAGGGTATCAGTTTTACAATGTCGCCCCAATGCATTTTCTAGAATCTGTGCAGACATTTTTGGTTCCCAGCGATCTCCTAAATATCGGTGTTAAGGGCATTATTTTTGGGCTACTCGTCGGCATTATTGGCTGTAGCTGGGGGTTGACGACCGAAGGAGGCGCAAAACAAGTCGGCCAATCCGCCACCTCCGCAGTTGTCAGTACATGGATCAGTATTTTTATCAGTAATTTTCTTGTGTCCACACTCATTTTTCACGATTCGCCCATCCCCTAA
- a CDS encoding NUDIX hydrolase: MSYTYDYPKPSVTVDCVVFGLDAEHDLKIMLIQRGVEPYKGEWALPGGFVKPTESLEEAALRELKEETGVDKIFLEQLYTFGEPKRDPRDRVITVAYYALINLADHPLNAQTDADDVAWYSLEELPTLAFDHDKIVAIAQQRLQGKLRYEPIGFELLPKKFTLTQLQKLYEQVLGTQLDKRNFRRKILKMDLLIKLDEMQTGVAHRAARLYSFDEQKYQALKEAGFNFEL; encoded by the coding sequence ATGTCTTATACCTACGATTATCCAAAACCCTCTGTAACCGTTGACTGTGTTGTCTTCGGCCTTGATGCAGAACATGATTTGAAAATTATGTTGATCCAGCGGGGTGTTGAGCCCTATAAGGGGGAATGGGCGTTGCCCGGTGGTTTTGTTAAACCAACAGAATCCCTTGAGGAAGCGGCGTTGCGGGAACTCAAAGAGGAGACTGGCGTGGATAAAATCTTCCTAGAGCAGCTGTATACTTTCGGTGAACCCAAACGAGACCCCCGCGATCGCGTCATTACGGTGGCCTACTATGCTTTGATTAATTTGGCGGATCATCCGCTAAATGCCCAAACGGATGCTGATGATGTTGCTTGGTATTCCCTCGAAGAGCTACCAACGTTAGCGTTTGACCATGACAAAATTGTGGCGATCGCCCAACAGCGACTCCAGGGCAAGCTCCGCTACGAGCCCATCGGTTTTGAACTATTACCGAAAAAGTTTACCCTCACTCAACTGCAGAAACTTTACGAGCAGGTATTGGGCACACAACTCGACAAGCGTAATTTCCGCCGCAAAATTCTTAAAATGGATTTGTTGATTAAACTAGATGAAATGCAAACAGGTGTTGCCCACCGGGCGGCACGACTTTACTCCTTCGACGAACAGAAGTATCAAGCCTTAAAGGAAGCTGGATTTAATTTCGAACTGTAG
- a CDS encoding OB-fold nucleic acid binding domain-containing protein: MVKIIRRRSIGTAKTYDIGVNKDHNFLLANGLFASNCFNKSHSTAYAYVTYQTAYLKANYPVEYMTALLSASSGNKDKVRKYRENAEKMGIVVLPPDINHSDLDFKPVGDRIRFGLSAVQNLGENAIHAILEARATGKFENLADLCSRLDLRVVNRRALETLVTCGAMDELHDNRHQMLKGLDLMINWAQQKAKEKASGQTNLFDMMGASAEDSDNTTFDEAPTFPKVADLTLEEKLRQEKELLGFYVSEHPLEKLRTTIAPILAPINLTAIGDHVKQKVSVVAILTDVKKIFTKAKNEPMAFVQFEDITGQVEGIVFPRTYPQVEQLLNIDRRVIVWGKVQQKEDRVQLIVDDLEPIEEVRMLMIPMSVAELNQSATQQRLKQILSQQAGEKKQGRVPVIVIAGHGGDRTFIRLGQEYWVEDDHQAFLALRQGGFKQTYRESLIPQVQAS, from the coding sequence TTGGTCAAAATCATTCGCCGACGCTCTATTGGCACAGCGAAAACCTACGACATCGGCGTTAACAAAGATCATAATTTTTTGTTAGCAAACGGTTTGTTCGCCTCAAATTGTTTCAATAAGTCCCACTCAACAGCCTATGCCTACGTAACCTATCAAACAGCGTATCTCAAGGCGAACTATCCCGTTGAGTACATGACTGCCCTGCTCAGTGCGAGTAGCGGCAACAAGGATAAAGTCCGTAAATATCGCGAAAATGCCGAAAAGATGGGCATTGTCGTTTTACCGCCAGATATTAACCACTCGGATCTCGATTTTAAGCCCGTCGGCGATCGCATCCGTTTTGGGCTTTCTGCGGTACAAAACCTTGGAGAAAACGCCATCCATGCCATCCTAGAAGCACGGGCAACGGGAAAATTTGAGAACTTAGCAGACCTTTGTTCTCGCCTTGATTTGAGAGTCGTTAACCGTCGCGCCCTAGAAACCCTGGTCACCTGTGGTGCGATGGATGAGCTCCACGACAACCGCCATCAAATGCTGAAAGGCCTAGATTTAATGATCAATTGGGCGCAGCAAAAAGCGAAGGAAAAGGCGAGTGGTCAAACGAATCTGTTTGACATGATGGGCGCTAGTGCCGAGGACAGTGACAATACCACTTTTGACGAAGCGCCGACCTTTCCGAAGGTAGCCGACCTGACCCTCGAAGAAAAACTACGCCAAGAAAAGGAGTTACTAGGCTTCTACGTGTCTGAACATCCCCTCGAAAAACTACGCACCACGATCGCCCCGATTTTAGCGCCCATTAACCTCACGGCGATCGGCGACCATGTGAAGCAGAAAGTTAGTGTGGTGGCCATTTTAACGGATGTGAAAAAGATCTTCACCAAGGCAAAAAATGAACCAATGGCCTTTGTGCAATTTGAAGATATTACAGGCCAAGTGGAGGGCATTGTCTTCCCGCGCACTTACCCACAGGTGGAGCAATTATTAAATATTGATCGTCGGGTCATTGTGTGGGGTAAAGTTCAACAAAAGGAAGACCGCGTCCAGCTCATTGTTGATGATTTAGAACCCATCGAAGAGGTGCGGATGTTAATGATTCCGATGTCTGTGGCGGAGCTAAATCAGTCGGCAACCCAACAGCGTCTAAAGCAAATTCTCTCCCAGCAGGCTGGTGAGAAAAAGCAAGGCCGTGTACCCGTCATTGTGATTGCAGGTCATGGGGGCGATCGCACTTTTATCCGTCTTGGGCAAGAATATTGGGTAGAGGACGACCACCAAGCTTTCCTAGCCCTCAGACAAGGAGGCTTTAAGCAAACTTACCGAGAAAGCCTCATCCCACAGGTTCAAGCAAGCTAA
- a CDS encoding RuBisCO accumulation factor 1 — protein MIGQPQSAGKKLSEEAAADLFRSLLHKEGTWVDWGIGCQTLQKSGYSTMEIFEKTGFQGSHQNMIIVASQVYQSIEGNGGSAELLEYCRGPRSDVLYELRILNNKQRAIAAQVAKDKNLEFDDAKELAKAMQHFLRLPQIPDGFTEHPGDAMAYQAWRAAKQKKDLPSRTRLIAKGLRFAHSDSARKKVEQLLTDLSAAPQKAAPLLPLYRYEDDNDVPALLPVAGTLPLSAETITAVNAIEQQEPFNVVQVPAETSVVPLPQWQSVLTAVDPVVFFHQTDQLPQPIPGKPEPILVLIDRAKLEWNDNSYFAIADSDGMVQLGWFAEPPTAQIIGQVLLFMRPKKIFDENNLYEPWQMDD, from the coding sequence ATGATTGGACAACCACAATCCGCAGGTAAAAAACTTTCAGAAGAGGCGGCGGCTGATTTATTTCGGTCACTTCTTCATAAGGAAGGCACGTGGGTCGATTGGGGCATCGGTTGCCAAACGCTTCAGAAATCTGGCTACAGCACGATGGAAATTTTTGAGAAAACGGGTTTCCAAGGCTCCCACCAAAATATGATCATTGTGGCATCCCAGGTTTACCAAAGCATCGAAGGCAATGGTGGCTCGGCTGAACTTTTAGAATATTGTCGCGGGCCCCGTTCGGATGTGCTCTATGAGCTACGGATCCTGAACAATAAACAACGGGCGATCGCCGCCCAGGTGGCAAAAGATAAAAATTTAGAATTCGACGACGCGAAGGAACTCGCTAAGGCAATGCAGCACTTCCTGCGTCTGCCCCAGATTCCCGACGGCTTTACCGAACATCCCGGCGACGCGATGGCGTACCAAGCATGGCGGGCTGCAAAACAGAAAAAAGATTTACCCAGCCGCACCCGCCTCATTGCCAAAGGTTTACGGTTTGCCCATTCCGATAGCGCTCGCAAAAAAGTTGAACAGCTTCTCACCGACCTATCAGCAGCGCCCCAAAAAGCAGCTCCCCTTCTACCGCTTTATCGGTATGAAGATGATAACGACGTGCCTGCATTGTTGCCTGTCGCCGGAACATTACCATTGAGCGCCGAGACGATCACAGCGGTCAATGCCATTGAGCAGCAAGAACCTTTTAATGTGGTTCAAGTGCCCGCTGAGACCTCCGTTGTCCCCCTACCCCAGTGGCAATCTGTTTTAACGGCTGTCGATCCCGTTGTCTTTTTCCATCAAACGGATCAACTGCCTCAGCCCATCCCCGGTAAGCCGGAACCCATACTCGTTTTAATTGATCGCGCCAAATTAGAGTGGAATGACAACAGTTATTTTGCGATCGCCGACAGTGACGGCATGGTGCAACTAGGCTGGTTTGCCGAGCCGCCCACAGCACAAATCATTGGGCAAGTACTTCTGTTTATGCGCCCTAAAAAGATTTTTGACGAAAATAACCTCTATGAACCGTGGCAAATGGATGATTAA